Proteins co-encoded in one Timaviella obliquedivisa GSE-PSE-MK23-08B genomic window:
- a CDS encoding GAF domain-containing protein has protein sequence MSLFPPSRQDYYESSLPSSELPPSDSSDSSDSPISIRPLMHLAKTSPKRNIMPVQSDLRQTKSAVSSKNVAESLCFTLDAAGMILSVSLSGAIALGYPIELLIDSALIDLVHPLDRQRWQQECQAVAVNFIQPYPSPFRFLRQDGSSLEQTMTAQMLQGAREQTVLWMGASVQADLAMGQQEQAVAVLRLQAEWKRLMRAIALPVRQSLPLKQVLKATATEVQRILEADRVFIYLFHPNTAGNITIEILKPGCLSIRHYPHAAAICYQKSRLLKHLDQVQATPDQEPCSPQWLNSIHQLGAKSEVVVPILIQHNNLLQHSSLIRNNSLGDKLTSQPDQLWGLVVVHQCEEQRYWQDWELELLNQLVTHLGIVVQQAELNQRNQRWNANLERQIRARTSQLQLAYNFEATLKRITDEVRDSLEEDQILQAALQEVAKAIGVNCCNASLYDLEMQTSTVHYEYTNILSPYQGRVVQMNAFPEVYSQLVHGQAFQFCSLTPNPDRGRVVMLTCPMMDDQGVLGDLWLINHPSYIFTEQDIRLVQQVANQCAIAIRQARLFQAAQAQVKELERLNQLKDDFLSTVSHELRTPMTNIKLAIQMLEVVLKQTGVLEDTTQRANKYFSILQSECRREIGLINDLLDLSRLESGSESLDLASIDLFTWIPSITQAFVERAHNHQQHLLLNLEPTLPTITSDRSHLERILSELLQNACKYTPAGETIIVSAQVHDTEEQEDELPVGKLRQKIISFSVCNTGVEIPPEELSRIFEKFYRIPNNDPWQHGGTGLGLALATKLTAHLGGSLKVSSTPGQTCFKVEFLADFGSS, from the coding sequence ATGAGCCTCTTTCCCCCTTCGAGGCAAGATTACTATGAATCGTCGTTGCCCTCTTCGGAGTTGCCCCCTTCAGACAGTTCAGACAGTTCAGACAGCCCGATCTCAATTCGTCCGCTCATGCATCTTGCCAAGACCTCGCCTAAGCGGAATATTATGCCTGTCCAATCTGACCTGCGGCAGACTAAATCGGCAGTTTCTTCAAAAAATGTGGCGGAATCACTTTGTTTTACACTAGATGCTGCTGGGATGATCTTGTCGGTTAGTCTATCCGGAGCGATCGCATTAGGCTACCCCATCGAATTGCTGATTGATAGTGCCCTCATTGATTTAGTCCATCCTCTCGATCGCCAGCGCTGGCAACAGGAATGTCAAGCTGTTGCCGTTAATTTTATTCAACCCTACCCTAGTCCGTTTCGCTTTCTACGGCAAGACGGCAGCAGCCTTGAGCAAACTATGACTGCTCAGATGCTCCAGGGAGCTAGGGAACAGACGGTGCTATGGATGGGAGCTAGCGTGCAGGCGGATTTAGCCATGGGTCAACAGGAGCAAGCTGTAGCAGTTCTGCGGCTGCAAGCAGAATGGAAACGACTCATGCGAGCGATCGCCCTGCCCGTTCGTCAATCTCTGCCCCTCAAGCAAGTCCTCAAAGCCACTGCTACCGAAGTGCAGCGCATTCTAGAAGCCGATCGAGTATTCATTTACCTGTTTCATCCCAACACCGCAGGCAATATTACGATTGAGATCCTCAAACCAGGTTGCTTGAGCATTCGACACTATCCTCATGCAGCAGCAATCTGCTACCAAAAAAGTCGCTTACTCAAGCACCTCGATCAAGTTCAAGCAACCCCTGATCAAGAGCCATGCAGCCCGCAATGGCTTAATTCTATTCATCAATTAGGCGCAAAATCTGAAGTAGTAGTGCCGATCTTAATTCAGCATAATAACCTTCTTCAGCATAGCAGCCTGATTCGGAACAATAGCTTAGGCGATAAATTGACCTCCCAGCCCGATCAACTCTGGGGTTTGGTGGTGGTGCATCAGTGCGAGGAGCAGCGGTATTGGCAAGATTGGGAACTGGAGTTGTTAAATCAACTCGTTACTCACTTAGGAATTGTAGTGCAGCAGGCAGAATTGAATCAGCGCAACCAACGCTGGAATGCTAACCTAGAGCGACAAATTCGAGCCAGAACATCGCAACTACAACTGGCGTACAACTTTGAAGCTACTCTCAAGCGGATTACCGACGAAGTACGCGATAGCTTAGAAGAAGACCAAATTTTGCAAGCAGCATTGCAAGAGGTGGCAAAAGCAATTGGCGTTAACTGCTGTAATGCCTCACTTTATGATCTGGAAATGCAGACCTCTACCGTTCATTATGAGTACACCAATATTCTCTCGCCATACCAAGGCAGAGTGGTGCAAATGAACGCTTTTCCCGAGGTTTATTCTCAGCTTGTGCATGGGCAGGCATTTCAATTTTGTTCATTGACACCTAACCCCGATCGCGGTCGGGTGGTGATGTTGACTTGCCCGATGATGGACGACCAGGGCGTGTTAGGTGATTTATGGTTGATCAATCATCCCAGCTATATTTTTACAGAGCAGGATATTCGGTTAGTGCAACAGGTTGCCAACCAATGCGCGATCGCCATTCGCCAAGCTCGGCTGTTTCAAGCTGCCCAAGCCCAAGTCAAAGAACTCGAACGCCTCAACCAACTCAAAGACGATTTTCTCAGCACCGTTTCCCACGAGCTTCGCACTCCCATGACCAACATCAAACTAGCCATTCAAATGCTAGAAGTGGTGTTAAAACAAACGGGCGTGCTTGAAGACACCACCCAGCGGGCAAATAAATACTTCAGCATTTTGCAAAGCGAGTGCCGCCGTGAAATTGGTTTGATTAATGATCTCCTCGATCTATCCCGTCTAGAATCAGGTTCAGAATCATTAGACCTTGCTAGCATTGACCTCTTCACCTGGATTCCTTCTATTACCCAGGCGTTCGTAGAACGCGCCCATAACCATCAGCAACATTTACTGCTTAACCTGGAACCAACTCTTCCTACAATTACCAGCGATCGCTCTCATCTTGAAAGAATTTTAAGTGAGTTATTGCAAAACGCCTGTAAATACACACCTGCTGGAGAAACCATTATCGTTTCAGCACAGGTACACGATACTGAAGAACAAGAAGATGAATTACCTGTAGGCAAACTAAGGCAGAAAATTATCTCGTTCAGCGTTTGCAACACGGGCGTTGAAATTCCTCCTGAAGAACTATCACGAATTTTTGAGAAGTTCTATCGCATTCCAAACAACGACCCATGGCAGCACGGTGGTACGGGGCTGGGGCTTGCTCTAGCGACTAAGCTAACTGCCCATTTGGGCGGCTCTTTGAAAGTGTCGAGTACTCCGGGTCAAACCTGCTTTAAAGTAGAATTTTTAGCTGACTTCGGTTCTTCCTAA
- the era gene encoding GTPase Era, with amino-acid sequence MAGNLIPVAPPGFKSGFVGIIGRPNVGKSTLMNHLIGQKIAITSPIPQTTRNRLRGILTQPEAQIIFVDTPGIHKPHHQLGQVLVKNACLAIESVDVVLFVVDGTADLGGGDRFIAELLTRTQAPVILGINKADLQPAACLGIDETYTQLAAERSWSTVKFSALTGNGLDDLQTQLVAALEPGPYYYPPDLVTDQPERFIMGELIREQILMMTREEVPHSVAIAVDVVEEEPTITRILATIHVERDSQKGILIGKGGKMLKEIGTAARQQIQKLVMGKVYLELFVKVQPKWRQSRTQLAALGYRVEG; translated from the coding sequence ATGGCAGGAAACTTAATCCCGGTTGCGCCACCGGGGTTCAAATCGGGGTTTGTCGGAATCATTGGTCGTCCCAACGTCGGCAAGTCTACCCTCATGAATCATTTGATTGGGCAGAAGATTGCGATTACTTCCCCCATCCCCCAAACAACTCGCAACCGCCTACGCGGAATTTTGACCCAGCCAGAAGCACAGATCATTTTTGTCGATACTCCCGGCATCCACAAGCCTCACCATCAATTAGGTCAAGTCTTAGTTAAGAACGCTTGCCTCGCTATTGAATCAGTAGATGTGGTGCTGTTCGTGGTCGATGGCACAGCCGATCTGGGCGGCGGCGATCGCTTCATTGCCGAACTTTTGACCCGCACTCAAGCTCCCGTCATTTTGGGCATCAACAAAGCCGACCTCCAGCCCGCTGCTTGCTTGGGCATTGATGAAACCTATACTCAGCTTGCCGCCGAGCGGAGTTGGTCAACCGTTAAGTTTTCTGCCCTAACTGGAAATGGACTCGATGACCTGCAAACCCAGCTTGTAGCCGCCCTAGAGCCGGGGCCCTACTACTATCCTCCTGACTTAGTGACCGATCAGCCTGAACGGTTTATTATGGGCGAACTGATTCGAGAGCAGATTCTGATGATGACGCGAGAAGAAGTGCCTCACTCTGTGGCGATCGCTGTAGATGTTGTTGAAGAAGAACCCACCATCACTCGCATTCTCGCCACTATCCACGTTGAGCGCGACTCTCAAAAAGGCATCTTGATTGGCAAAGGTGGAAAAATGCTGAAGGAAATTGGCACGGCTGCCCGTCAACAAATCCAAAAGCTTGTCATGGGGAAGGTTTACCTAGAGCTATTTGTTAAAGTTCAACCTAAATGGCGGCAATCTCGGACTCAGTTGGCGGCACTAGGCTATCGGGTTGAGGGCTAA
- a CDS encoding phage tail sheath subtilisin-like domain-containing protein: MALDYFAPGVYVEEVDRGSRPIDGVSMSVGGFVGFTEDVRGDAELFKPMMVTNWSQYQEYFAKAGSDGFTDFDAYLPFAVQGWFANGGGRCWVVSIGTKLPGSPLPPPEETASKLMTSGGKPSLMINLKLPEAADGALALPASTGSRVVVSVVESEPKPLPDDAPEGSDPPLNNGEYFSILVKDSGEILERYDHLTMNPQAETAVADYVLTALESSEYVTIANISQSGQPLSRRPNNGAYEIAPPPYIARLEHMARDVQGQRSDKTGIQGIFEVDEVAMIACPDLMRAYQNGLMDLDQVHGVMEMLVSNCENSFPGPAFRMVVLDPPPVKPGKNDNLAVAPEQQKPQDVATWLSTFNRRSMFGALYYPWIKVANPRNGGRPIMVPPSGHMMGLWCRTDQSRGIFKAPANDTPRGVLGLAYETNMREQELLNPLGINCIRNFASYNRGLKVWGARTLVEPDNVQWRYISVRRLISYIEKSIEMGTQWVVFEPNDQDLWARVTRTVNNFLERLWREGALFGGAPGEAFYVKCDGELNSHETMMLGRLYVEVGVCPVRPAEFVIFRVSQWAPGQ, from the coding sequence ATGGCTTTAGACTACTTTGCTCCTGGTGTCTACGTTGAAGAAGTAGACCGGGGTAGTCGCCCCATTGACGGCGTGAGCATGAGCGTGGGCGGGTTTGTCGGTTTTACAGAAGACGTACGCGGCGATGCCGAACTTTTCAAACCGATGATGGTGACCAACTGGAGCCAGTATCAAGAATACTTCGCTAAAGCGGGTTCTGATGGCTTCACTGATTTTGATGCCTACCTACCGTTTGCGGTACAGGGCTGGTTTGCTAACGGCGGCGGTCGCTGCTGGGTGGTCAGCATTGGCACCAAACTTCCAGGTTCGCCTTTGCCCCCTCCAGAGGAAACTGCCAGCAAGCTCATGACTTCGGGCGGTAAGCCATCTTTAATGATCAATCTGAAACTACCTGAAGCCGCTGATGGAGCGTTAGCTTTACCTGCTAGCACGGGCAGCAGAGTTGTGGTGAGTGTTGTTGAAAGCGAACCTAAACCGTTGCCCGATGATGCACCCGAAGGCTCCGACCCACCGCTGAATAATGGCGAGTATTTCTCCATTTTGGTGAAAGATAGCGGTGAGATTTTAGAGCGCTATGATCACTTGACCATGAATCCGCAGGCAGAAACTGCCGTTGCTGACTACGTGCTAACAGCGTTAGAAAGCTCTGAGTATGTGACGATCGCCAACATCTCTCAAAGTGGGCAGCCCCTTTCGCGCCGCCCTAACAACGGTGCCTACGAGATTGCTCCACCGCCATACATTGCTCGTTTAGAGCACATGGCGCGTGATGTGCAAGGACAGCGATCGGACAAAACTGGCATCCAGGGCATCTTTGAGGTAGACGAAGTGGCAATGATTGCTTGCCCCGACTTAATGCGAGCTTACCAAAATGGCTTGATGGATCTAGATCAAGTCCATGGCGTGATGGAAATGCTGGTTAGCAACTGCGAGAACTCATTCCCCGGTCCAGCATTCCGGATGGTGGTGCTTGATCCTCCTCCCGTTAAACCCGGCAAAAACGACAACCTTGCCGTTGCCCCTGAGCAACAAAAACCCCAGGATGTCGCTACTTGGTTAAGCACGTTTAACCGTCGCTCTATGTTCGGCGCACTTTATTATCCTTGGATTAAAGTCGCCAACCCTCGTAATGGCGGCAGACCCATTATGGTGCCACCTTCGGGTCACATGATGGGCTTGTGGTGCCGCACCGATCAATCGCGCGGGATCTTCAAAGCACCTGCCAACGATACTCCCAGAGGCGTACTAGGTTTGGCATACGAAACCAATATGCGTGAACAAGAATTGCTCAACCCGCTGGGCATTAACTGCATTCGTAACTTCGCCAGCTACAACCGGGGCTTGAAAGTTTGGGGTGCTAGAACCCTGGTGGAACCTGATAACGTTCAATGGCGTTATATCAGTGTGCGACGGTTAATCAGCTACATTGAGAAATCGATCGAAATGGGAACGCAGTGGGTCGTTTTTGAACCCAACGATCAAGACTTGTGGGCGAGAGTGACCCGCACCGTCAACAACTTCCTAGAGCGTCTTTGGCGCGAAGGTGCGTTGTTTGGAGGTGCTCCAGGTGAAGCGTTCTACGTCAAGTGCGATGGAGAACTCAACTCTCACGAAACTATGATGCTAGGTCGGTTATACGTTGAAGTCGGCGTTTGCCCTGTGCGTCCGGCTGAATTTGTCATCTTCCGCGTCAGCCAGTGGGCACCTGGGCAGTAA
- a CDS encoding phage tail protein, whose protein sequence is MATLQPIPTSRFYVSFEGLEDKMVKSVSEVSFSGQTSGHQKPLASTKDGKTLWQSTSGGFEENPNVTLEVYLVEGDMDFYKWMKSTMPKSEGGDGKWSESRKAGSIVAYDSSDTEVLRWNLTNAWIKSYKVSNAGAESNELAFETYEIVCEQINRPT, encoded by the coding sequence ATGGCAACTTTACAGCCAATTCCTACCAGTCGATTCTATGTCTCGTTTGAGGGCTTAGAAGACAAAATGGTGAAGAGCGTCAGTGAAGTCAGTTTTTCGGGTCAAACGTCGGGGCACCAAAAGCCACTAGCATCGACAAAAGACGGCAAAACGCTTTGGCAAAGTACATCGGGCGGCTTTGAGGAAAACCCCAACGTGACGCTGGAGGTTTATTTGGTGGAAGGCGACATGGACTTTTATAAGTGGATGAAATCTACCATGCCTAAGAGTGAAGGCGGCGATGGTAAATGGTCAGAAAGTCGTAAGGCGGGTTCTATCGTGGCGTACGACAGTTCTGATACAGAAGTTTTGCGCTGGAACCTGACGAATGCCTGGATCAAGTCTTACAAAGTTTCCAATGCGGGTGCTGAAAGCAACGAACTGGCATTTGAAACTTACGAGATTGTTTGTGAACAAATTAATCGACCCACTTAA
- a CDS encoding tetratricopeptide repeat protein, which yields MAKKIKRDRQLRGFGTATLTSNLGKAEALMRKGQWAQARDILEALDEQHPDQEEVLRLLAALTYQIQDFTEYQIICRRLSHLKPDDAGLMLALGGAYMAGARTTLALQAFQKFLERSPNHPKAAEIRDAVTKLEEVSERVIAELHLGESLTPEQGLEVAALHELAQLHMADGDMEAGRQVSEQLLQIHPNYLPARNNLSLMVAMDGNWEEAIAIANSVLEADPENAHALSNLARYQRLSGCGDLAQQTVTRLKAISSDQPDIWQKQAEALSFLGDYPGILEVFHQAEAISEASLPPLLYHLAAVATLRLGRERQAREYWQKALEVAPDFDLAEDNLADLQKSISQRQSPWSFPLNYWISPQASDDIFLLQEAAQSDDEDDLREAIQQYLQNHPEVKTLIPMLLDQGDGAGRQLALNLALMTDTPEMHQILKNFALSQSGSDSMRQQAAQVVARKFRDSEMRLWMAGEWREVKLLGYELHEEVAHNHSPEVDKLTRQAIAALKEGNWAKAEYPLKQALKLEPTALDLGYNLATAYERQGKPAEALAIVQSLHQQDPDYAFARIAIARSHLKQGELAEAEALLQPLVSRDRFHYSEFNAFCDIYLELLVAQKNYDAARSWLDMWVVMGASKEPAQYWRSLLAGENPYRSLALARNWTNP from the coding sequence ATGGCAAAGAAAATAAAGCGCGATCGGCAACTGCGTGGCTTTGGTACAGCCACTCTGACCAGTAACCTTGGTAAAGCCGAAGCCTTGATGCGGAAAGGGCAGTGGGCACAGGCAAGAGATATTTTAGAAGCGCTTGATGAGCAACACCCCGATCAAGAAGAAGTACTAAGGCTGCTGGCAGCACTTACTTACCAAATTCAAGATTTTACAGAATACCAAATCATTTGCCGTCGGTTAAGCCATCTTAAGCCCGATGATGCTGGACTCATGCTTGCCTTAGGCGGGGCGTACATGGCGGGCGCTCGGACAACTTTGGCTCTGCAAGCCTTTCAGAAGTTTCTAGAGCGATCGCCCAACCATCCCAAAGCGGCAGAAATTCGGGATGCGGTTACGAAGCTGGAAGAAGTGAGCGAGCGAGTCATTGCCGAACTGCACTTAGGTGAATCTTTAACCCCAGAACAGGGACTAGAGGTAGCGGCATTGCACGAGTTGGCGCAGCTACACATGGCGGATGGAGATATGGAGGCGGGGCGACAAGTCTCGGAACAGCTTTTGCAGATTCATCCTAACTATTTACCAGCCCGCAATAATCTCAGTTTAATGGTGGCGATGGATGGCAACTGGGAGGAAGCGATCGCGATCGCCAATTCTGTTTTAGAGGCTGATCCTGAAAACGCTCACGCCTTATCTAACTTAGCTCGCTACCAACGCTTAAGTGGATGTGGCGACTTGGCACAACAAACCGTCACCCGGCTCAAAGCCATCTCCTCCGACCAGCCCGATATCTGGCAAAAGCAAGCAGAGGCGCTCAGTTTTCTGGGCGATTATCCGGGCATATTAGAAGTTTTTCATCAGGCAGAAGCCATCAGTGAGGCATCGCTACCGCCCTTGCTTTATCACTTAGCAGCAGTGGCAACTTTGCGGTTAGGTCGCGAAAGGCAGGCGCGAGAATATTGGCAAAAGGCATTAGAAGTTGCGCCAGACTTCGACTTAGCCGAAGATAACCTTGCCGACTTACAAAAATCTATTAGCCAGCGCCAAAGCCCCTGGTCATTTCCACTCAACTACTGGATTAGTCCTCAAGCGTCAGATGATATATTTTTACTCCAAGAGGCGGCTCAGTCAGACGACGAAGACGACTTGCGCGAAGCGATTCAGCAGTACCTTCAAAACCATCCAGAAGTGAAAACGCTGATTCCAATGTTGTTAGATCAAGGCGATGGTGCGGGTCGTCAGCTTGCCCTGAATTTAGCCCTCATGACGGACACTCCCGAAATGCATCAAATCTTGAAGAATTTTGCCCTGAGTCAATCTGGCTCAGACAGTATGCGCCAACAGGCAGCCCAAGTCGTTGCCCGCAAATTCCGCGACTCAGAAATGCGGCTGTGGATGGCAGGAGAATGGCGAGAGGTGAAGCTATTGGGCTATGAGCTACATGAGGAAGTGGCACACAATCACTCGCCAGAGGTGGACAAACTGACCCGACAGGCGATCGCGGCTCTTAAGGAAGGTAACTGGGCAAAAGCTGAGTATCCCTTGAAACAAGCTCTTAAACTAGAGCCAACCGCCCTAGACTTAGGCTACAACCTGGCAACCGCCTACGAGCGACAAGGCAAGCCAGCGGAGGCACTGGCGATTGTTCAATCATTGCACCAGCAAGATCCAGACTACGCCTTTGCCCGAATTGCGATCGCCCGTTCTCATCTTAAGCAGGGTGAACTTGCCGAAGCGGAAGCTCTCTTGCAGCCCTTAGTTAGCCGCGATCGCTTCCACTACAGCGAATTTAATGCCTTCTGCGATATCTACCTAGAACTTTTGGTAGCGCAAAAGAATTATGATGCGGCTCGATCTTGGCTAGATATGTGGGTGGTGATGGGCGCTTCAAAAGAGCCAGCGCAATACTGGCGATCGCTCTTAGCGGGCGAAAATCCCTATCGCTCGCTGGCATTAGCTCGTAACTGGACGAACCCATGA
- a CDS encoding phage tail assembly protein, whose product MSNLAITQFDFQLPRGLVDEQGDRHQQGTMRLATARDEIFLQKNRQAQENSAYGSLVMLSRVITRLGDRTDITPELLENLFTLDLAFLREFYNRVNQEGDATIPTSCPACRQQFTTELALSGE is encoded by the coding sequence ATGAGCAATTTAGCCATTACCCAGTTTGATTTTCAGCTTCCTCGTGGCTTGGTAGATGAGCAAGGCGATCGCCATCAGCAAGGCACTATGCGGTTAGCAACAGCCCGTGACGAAATCTTTTTGCAGAAAAACCGACAAGCGCAAGAGAATTCAGCTTATGGCTCACTGGTCATGCTGTCGCGGGTGATTACTCGGCTGGGCGATCGCACTGACATCACCCCAGAACTTTTAGAAAATCTATTCACGTTAGATTTAGCTTTCCTCCGTGAGTTCTACAATCGCGTTAACCAGGAAGGAGACGCAACAATTCCTACATCCTGTCCTGCCTGTCGTCAACAGTTCACTACGGAGTTAGCATTATCGGGGGAGTGA
- a CDS encoding 2-phosphosulfolactate phosphatase family protein — MKISVFHTPELTPTGAMPDCAIAIDVLRATTTMATALQSGAEAVQVFSDLDQLMKVSEKWSPDKRLRAGERGGGTVAGCDLGNSPLACTPELMMGKRLFISTTNGTRCLERIQGAKTVLAAALINRSAVVDYLLEHQPETVWIVGSGWEGAYSLEDTVCAGAIVHSLKAQHAEVVEGNDEVVAAIALYTQWHDKLLELIHHASHGQRLLRLNCLEDLKYCTQTDILEALPIQKEPGVLIKY, encoded by the coding sequence GTGAAAATTTCCGTATTCCATACTCCCGAACTGACTCCGACTGGCGCGATGCCAGATTGTGCGATCGCCATCGACGTTCTTCGTGCCACCACGACAATGGCAACAGCATTGCAATCTGGGGCTGAAGCAGTGCAAGTGTTTAGCGACCTGGATCAACTGATGAAAGTTAGCGAAAAATGGTCGCCCGACAAGCGCCTCCGGGCTGGAGAACGGGGTGGCGGAACGGTCGCTGGCTGCGATTTAGGCAATTCGCCATTAGCCTGCACGCCTGAATTAATGATGGGTAAACGCTTGTTCATCAGCACCACGAATGGCACCCGTTGTTTGGAGCGCATTCAAGGAGCCAAGACCGTGTTGGCAGCGGCGCTAATTAACCGCTCTGCCGTTGTTGATTATTTATTAGAACATCAGCCAGAAACGGTTTGGATCGTTGGCTCTGGTTGGGAGGGGGCTTATTCATTAGAGGATACGGTTTGTGCCGGAGCGATCGTCCATAGCCTCAAAGCACAACATGCTGAGGTTGTAGAAGGCAATGATGAAGTAGTAGCGGCGATCGCGCTTTACACGCAATGGCACGATAAATTGCTAGAGCTAATCCACCATGCGAGCCATGGTCAACGCCTGCTGCGATTAAACTGTCTGGAAGATTTGAAATATTGCACCCAAACCGACATCTTAGAGGCGCTACCCATTCAGAAAGAACCGGGAGTTTTAATTAAATATTAA
- a CDS encoding phage tail protein: MAAGEVLSCSKFYFQLDGYDDLIVKSVSGVGVTLQVAGDTKSYGVTKDGKSVIQATVTGTENGKITVEYVSTVEDRRLLDLYSDSHSEAIAGGGSVNKGKRLTGSLVFYNQGGEPAAQWDLTGIMAASYKSTKMEAGSTALATETLDFIYEHLHRMK, encoded by the coding sequence ATGGCTGCGGGTGAAGTTTTATCTTGTTCTAAGTTTTATTTTCAGCTTGATGGATACGATGATTTGATTGTGAAAAGTGTCAGTGGGGTCGGTGTAACTCTTCAGGTTGCAGGAGATACGAAGTCTTATGGCGTGACGAAAGACGGGAAAAGCGTCATCCAAGCAACGGTAACTGGAACGGAAAATGGTAAGATTACGGTTGAATATGTTTCAACGGTTGAAGACAGACGGTTACTAGATCTCTACAGCGATTCTCATTCCGAAGCGATCGCGGGTGGCGGTTCTGTTAACAAGGGAAAGCGTTTGACTGGTTCGCTCGTTTTTTATAACCAGGGAGGAGAACCCGCAGCCCAATGGGATTTAACTGGAATTATGGCAGCTAGCTATAAATCTACCAAGATGGAAGCAGGATCGACTGCATTGGCAACAGAAACATTGGACTTTATTTACGAACATTTGCACCGGATGAAGTAA
- a CDS encoding phage tail protein translates to MSDNDYEILSSSRFYLELRVDGSDDRIDGYFMECSGFQRKQDVIEFSHVTPQKWGKNATASGRVVGTKVPGNSSCNNLVLKRGMTISTAVWDWFRAVERGNWATQRRDGDLVIYDQGAIEQARFRFLGGWPVQYKISDVKAGNGEFAIEEMELAVDEFIRVSDEPTAKTGSSSASKPSSKNSSTDSKKASSTHSKS, encoded by the coding sequence ATGTCAGACAATGATTACGAAATTCTTAGTAGTTCGCGCTTCTATCTAGAACTGCGAGTAGATGGCAGTGACGATCGAATTGATGGATATTTTATGGAGTGTTCAGGCTTTCAACGAAAGCAAGATGTCATAGAATTTTCCCATGTTACGCCTCAAAAGTGGGGTAAAAATGCAACTGCATCGGGTCGAGTGGTAGGGACAAAAGTACCGGGTAATTCGTCGTGTAACAACTTGGTGTTAAAGCGCGGTATGACGATCTCAACAGCAGTTTGGGATTGGTTCCGAGCGGTAGAGCGTGGTAACTGGGCAACTCAGCGACGCGATGGTGATTTGGTAATTTATGACCAGGGTGCGATCGAACAGGCAAGGTTTCGGTTTTTGGGGGGATGGCCTGTTCAATACAAAATCTCAGATGTGAAAGCGGGTAATGGTGAATTTGCGATCGAGGAAATGGAATTAGCGGTAGATGAGTTTATTCGGGTATCGGATGAACCGACTGCTAAGACCGGATCATCCTCTGCCAGTAAACCTTCTTCTAAAAATTCATCCACCGATTCTAAAAAAGCATCTTCCACCCATTCCAAGAGTTAA